The following are from one region of the Gloeomargarita lithophora Alchichica-D10 genome:
- a CDS encoding aldo/keto reductase — protein MDGTTQTSYRLGQTELEVSPLGIGTWAWGDQLFWDYGKQYNDQDLQAAYRSSIEAGITFFDTAEVYGLGRSEQLLGQFVREMGRSAVIATKFMPLPWRFWPQTLGDALRCSIQRLGVNQVDLYQIHWPVHFPVSLTSWMNALADAVQSGLTRTVGVSNYSLAQMQQAQGVLAQRGVPLASNQVEYSLICRAPERNGLLSVCQELGITLIAYSPLGMGLLTGKYTVDNPPPKARGLRFHRERLLQVRPLQGLLQEIGQSYGKTPAQVALNWVICKGALPIPGAKTARQAQENAGAMGWRLTQDEVQALDQASPNW, from the coding sequence ATGGACGGGACGACACAGACCAGTTACCGCCTGGGGCAAACCGAATTGGAGGTCAGTCCCCTGGGCATTGGCACCTGGGCGTGGGGTGACCAGCTTTTTTGGGACTATGGTAAGCAGTACAATGACCAGGATTTACAGGCCGCCTACCGTTCCAGCATCGAAGCGGGGATCACCTTTTTTGATACGGCGGAAGTCTATGGGCTAGGCCGGTCGGAGCAACTCCTGGGGCAATTTGTGCGGGAAATGGGTCGCTCGGCGGTGATTGCCACCAAGTTTATGCCCCTGCCCTGGCGTTTTTGGCCGCAAACCCTGGGGGATGCCCTGCGCTGTAGCATTCAGCGGTTGGGGGTAAATCAGGTGGATTTGTACCAAATTCATTGGCCGGTGCATTTCCCGGTGTCCCTTACTAGCTGGATGAATGCCCTGGCGGATGCGGTGCAGTCGGGGTTGACCCGGACGGTGGGGGTGTCTAATTATTCTTTGGCGCAGATGCAACAAGCGCAAGGGGTTTTAGCCCAGCGGGGCGTTCCTTTAGCCAGCAACCAGGTGGAATATAGTCTTATCTGTCGGGCACCGGAACGGAATGGTTTGTTAAGTGTTTGTCAGGAATTAGGTATTACGTTAATTGCCTATAGCCCCCTGGGGATGGGCTTGCTCACCGGCAAATACACGGTGGACAATCCCCCGCCCAAGGCCCGTGGTTTGCGCTTCCACCGGGAACGTTTGTTGCAGGTGCGGCCTTTGCAGGGGTTACTCCAGGAAATCGGCCAAAGCTACGGCAAAACCCCGGCGCAGGTGGCCTTGAATTGGGTAATCTGCAAAGGAGCCTTACCCATTCCCGGAGCCAAAACCGCCCGCCAAGCCCAGGAAAATGCGGGAGCGATGGGGTGGCGTTTGACCCAGGATGAAGTCCAAGCCCTGGATCAAGCCAGCCCCAACTGGTAG